The following proteins come from a genomic window of Sorghum bicolor cultivar BTx623 chromosome 3, Sorghum_bicolor_NCBIv3, whole genome shotgun sequence:
- the LOC8078611 gene encoding leucine-rich repeat receptor protein kinase EMS1 — MDVAAIFCFLLVLITTTTTISSSAYAAQTNGACFPYERDALLSFKSGIQSDPQKLLASWNGDDCCRWTGVNCSYSTGHVLKIDLRNSFFLDDLLHPPIHSEYPHGMRGKISSSLLALHHLEYLDLSGNLLGGEAVQIPRFLGSLPNLVYLNLSSTDFSGRVPPHLGNLSKLQYLDIDTTWNDEENNMHSEDISWLARLPLLVFLDMSGVNLSITGDWVQVLNKLSNLRVLRLHACQLPFPYPAIVDSNLTSLEIVDLSDNRINTLNPSYWFWHASTIRHLDLMNNMIVGPLPGAMGNMTSLEVLNLGGNHLSDVKAKPLENLCNLRELTLWSNKINQDMAEFLDGLPPCAWSKLELLDLSTTNISGEIPNWINRWTNLSILQLSSNMLVGSIPLEIGMPSKLRTLDLDGNHLNGSISEEHLASLVNLEELDLSYNSVQMVINLSWIPPFKLRMAYFPHCQTGPYFPLWLQGQRDLIYLDISDTGIVDYLPDWFWSVFSNTTYLNISCNQISGKLPRTLEFMSSALIFDFNSNNLTGILPQLPRYLQELDISKNSLSGPLPTKFGAPYLLDLLLSENKITGTIPSYICQLQFLCVLDLAKNHLVGQLPLCFDGSKETQNKSMLALVLYENSLSGNFPLFVQSFPELILLDLAHNKHIGELPTWIAKMLPQLSYLRLRNNMFSGSIPVQLMELGHLQFLDLAYNRISGSIPESLANLTAMIPDQDHQQPLENPLYWSYERPSSASDTYYAKFDDSLEVVSKGQYLDYTSNVVYMVALDLSHNNIVGEIPEEITSLVGMAVLNLSHNQLSGKIPEKIGQLRSLESLDFSWNELSGEIPSSLSDITTLSKLNLSYNNLSGRIPSGNQLQALIDPASSYFGNSYLCGPPLLRNCSAPEVARGYHDGHQSDSDERYLYLGMAVGFVLSLWIVFVTFLFSRTWRVAYFQMFDKLLY, encoded by the coding sequence ATGGATGTAGCTGCAATCTTTTGTTTCCTGCTTGTTCTGATCACCACCACGACCACCATTTCGTCCTCTGCTTATGCTGCACAAACCAATGGCGCGTGCTTTCCATATGAGAGGGATGCACTGCTTTCCTTCAAGTCTGGCATCCAAAGCGATCCGCAGAAGCTCCTTGCTTCTTGGAATGGCGATGACTGCTGCCGGTGGACTGGTGTCAACTGCAGCTACAGCACGGGCCATGTTCTCAAGATCGACCTCCGCAACAGTTTCTTCCTGGATGATCTACTTCATCCTCCGATACACTCCGAGTATCCTCATGGGATGCGTGGGAAGATAAGCTCTTCTTTACTTGCTCTGCATCATCTGGAGTATCTTGACCTCAGCGGGAATCTTCTGGGGGGAGAAGCGGTACAGATACCGAGATTCTTGGGCTCATTGCCGAACTTGGTTTATCTCAACCTCTCCTCCACGGATTTCAGTGGTAGAGTGCCTCCTCATCTTGGTAACCTCTCTAAACTGCAATATCTTGATATTGACACCACTTGGAATGATGAAGAAAATAATATGCATAGTGAGGACATCTCATGGCTAGCACGTCTCCCTTTGCTAGTGTTTCTCGACATGAGTGGTGTGAATCTCAGTATAACCGGCGATTGGGTTCAAGTGCTTAACAAGCTTTCTAATTTAAGAGTCCTTCGTCTCCATGCGTGCCAACTGCCTTTTCCATATCCAGCTATTGTGGATTCTAACCTCACATCACTTGAGATAGTAGATCTATCAGACAATAGAATCAACACCTTGAATCCCAGCTACTGGTTCTGGCATGCTAGTACCATCAGGCATCTTGACCTAATGAACAATATGATTGTTGGGCCACTTCCAGGTGCCATGGGCAACATGACTTCCCTTGAAGTACTTAACCTCGGAGGCAATCATCTTAGTGATGTAAAGGCGAAACCACTCGAAAATCTATGCAATTTGAGGGAGCTAACATTGTGGTCAAATAAGATCAATCAAGATATGGCAGAATTTTTAGATGGGCTCCCTCCTTGTGCATGGAGTAAGTTAGAGTTGCTAGATCTATCTACAACCAATATCAGTGGGGAAATTCCGAACTGGATAAATCGATGGACTAATCTGAGCATTCTTCAACTCTCCTCTAACATGCTTGTGGGGTCAATACCTCTGGAAATTGGTATGCCCAGCAAACTCAGGACACTGGATCTAGATGGCAACCACCTCAATGGGTCCATATCAGAGGAACACTTAGCCAGCCTAGTGAATCTGGAGGAGTTAGATTTATCATACAATTCCGTCCAAATGGTGATCAACTTGAGTTGGATTCCTCCTTTTAAGTTGCGGATGGCTTATTTCCCCCATTGCCAAACGGGGCCTTATTTTCCTTTATGGCTTCAAGGGCAAAGGGATCTTATTTACCTTGACATTTCTGACACAGGCATAGTTGATTATCTCCCAGATTGGTTTTGGTCTGTGTTTTCGAATACTACATACCTAAACATCTCTTGTAACCAAATTAGTGGAAAGTTACCAAGGACACTGGAGTTTATGTCTTCAGCTTTAATATTTGATTTCAACTCCAACAACCTGACAGGTATTCTACCCCAGTTGCCAAGGTATCTGCAAGAACTTGACATTTCCAAGAACTCACTGTCAGGGCCATTACCAACGAAATTTGGGGCTCCGTACCTTCTGGATTTATTACTTTCTGAAAACAAAATCACTGGGACTATTCCATCATATATTTGTCAACTACAGTTTTTATGTGTTTTGGATCTGGCAAAAAACCATCTAGTTGGACAGCTTCCCCTATGTTTTGATGGATCAAAAGAAACCCAGAACAAATCCATGTTAGCTCTGGTCTTGTACGAAAATAGCCTGTCTGGAAATTTTCCTTTGTTTGTGCAAAGTTTCCCTGAGCTGATTCTACTCGATCTTGCCCATAACAAACACATTGGAGAGCTGCCAACATGGATAGCAAAAATGTTGCCACAATTGTCTTATCTCCGGTTGCGGAATAATATGTTCTCAGGCTCTATTCCAGTTCAGCTCATGGAGCTTGGCCACCTACAGTTCTTGGACCTTGCATATAACAGAATATCAGGCTCTATACCTGAGTCACTGGCCAACTTGACAGCAATGATCCCTGACCAGGATCACCAGCAGCCACTGGAAAATCCTTTATACTGGAGTTATGAAAGGCCTTCATCAGCGTCTGACACATATTATGCGAAATTTGATGACAGCCTAGAAGTGGTATCCAAAGGCCAGTATCTTGACTACACCAGCAATGTCGTATATATGGTTGCCCTTGACCTTTCCCACAACAACATAGTCGGGGAGATCCCAGAGGAAATAACATCTCTTGTTGGAATGGCAGTATTGAACCTATCACATAATCAGTTGTCAGGTAAAATTCCAGAGAAGATCGGCCAGCTAAGATCATTGGAGTCTCTAGATTTTTCATGGAATGAACTCTCCGGCGAAATACCTTCCAGTTTATCAGATATCACAACGTTAAGCAAGCTCAACCTGTCGTACAACAACCTATCAGGAAGAATACCTTCAGGGAATCAGCTGCAGGCACTAATCGATCCAGCTTCTTCGTACTTCGGTAACAGTTACCTGTGTGGACCTCCTCTTTTGAGGAACTGCTCTGCGCCTGAGGTAGCTAGAGGTTATCATGATGGACATCAGTCAGATTCAGACGAGAGGTATTTGTATCTTGGGATGGCTGTAGGATTTGTTCTGAGCCTTTGGATTGTCTTTGTTACATTCTTATTTTCTAGGACATGGAGAGTTGCTTATTTTCAAATGTTTGACAAGCTACTGTACTAG